A section of the Ornithinimicrobium sufpigmenti genome encodes:
- a CDS encoding peptidoglycan-binding domain-containing protein: MRRQGRGARGGITVLLACGLLVGGQATAFGTGQAPPEQGEAPAQPAPPVEPVEPVAPPADGGDQPAEPGNGLTYVGGFVANGHAAGPTTFSPLPADEAFPVPAPPVNEVLPVEVDELGPYVRQISCDPQDRPGITAFAMLIGDHYDRPAYSGSRPCVAYNSFHHDGRALDWALNAYDPMDRRLGDAVALWLTENDGEMAARFGIENLIWNRQVWDRWNGWQVYAGHPHDDHIHFAFTWDGAQMNTSWWTGVAVTSPDLGPCEIAGQYSALHVFPRRQACPSTDFLPPLTGLPEVQPGGADTGLATLQEKLGVPVTGVLDTTTRNALVQWQLEHDVPATGVPDDLTQAGLQGWTLPDLALGLQELLPQEWQKTEYTPYLRTTLTEGDTGPAVVLLQEALGAEPDGDFGPLTAEALREWEDSVPVLQIQAERRGEGPAVVTPLTWTLLERAVHPTIDVRELELREGDVDQVADPEGARATQAPRSGEDGAPVPTYAGGAVTFLQTLLGIEADGDFGPKTAEAVREVQEAAELEPTGVVDGPTWRAIEVEAVEAGHAPGPPGLAAQREREAIEEAERKAEEQARREAEEAERERAAAFRASLANASR; this comes from the coding sequence GTGCGCCGCCAGGGGCGGGGCGCACGAGGCGGCATCACGGTGCTGCTGGCCTGCGGTTTGCTCGTGGGTGGGCAGGCAACGGCGTTCGGCACCGGGCAGGCTCCCCCCGAGCAGGGTGAGGCGCCGGCGCAGCCCGCGCCCCCCGTCGAGCCGGTCGAGCCTGTCGCCCCGCCGGCCGACGGCGGCGACCAGCCGGCCGAGCCCGGCAACGGGCTGACCTATGTCGGGGGTTTCGTCGCCAACGGGCACGCCGCCGGACCCACCACGTTCAGCCCTCTCCCCGCCGACGAGGCCTTTCCCGTGCCCGCCCCGCCCGTCAACGAGGTCCTGCCCGTCGAGGTCGACGAGCTGGGCCCCTACGTCCGGCAGATCTCCTGCGACCCGCAGGACCGGCCTGGGATCACCGCCTTCGCGATGCTCATCGGCGACCACTACGACCGTCCCGCCTACAGCGGCTCCCGTCCGTGCGTCGCCTACAACAGCTTCCACCACGACGGCCGCGCGCTGGACTGGGCGCTGAACGCCTACGACCCCATGGACCGCCGCCTCGGCGACGCCGTGGCCCTGTGGCTGACCGAGAACGACGGCGAGATGGCCGCCCGCTTCGGCATCGAGAACCTCATCTGGAACCGGCAGGTCTGGGACCGCTGGAACGGCTGGCAGGTCTACGCCGGGCACCCCCACGACGACCACATCCACTTCGCCTTCACCTGGGACGGCGCCCAGATGAACACCTCGTGGTGGACCGGCGTGGCCGTGACTTCGCCCGACCTCGGCCCGTGCGAGATCGCCGGCCAGTACTCCGCCCTGCACGTCTTCCCGCGCCGCCAGGCCTGCCCCAGCACCGACTTCCTCCCCCCGCTCACCGGGTTGCCCGAGGTGCAGCCGGGCGGCGCCGACACCGGGTTGGCGACCCTGCAGGAGAAGCTGGGCGTCCCGGTCACCGGCGTCCTGGACACCACGACGCGCAACGCCCTGGTGCAGTGGCAGCTCGAGCACGACGTGCCGGCCACCGGCGTGCCGGACGATCTGACCCAGGCCGGGCTGCAGGGCTGGACGCTGCCCGACCTCGCGCTCGGTCTGCAGGAGCTCCTGCCGCAGGAGTGGCAGAAGACCGAGTACACCCCCTACCTGCGCACCACGCTGACGGAGGGTGACACCGGTCCGGCGGTCGTGCTGCTGCAGGAGGCGCTGGGTGCCGAGCCGGACGGTGACTTCGGCCCCCTCACCGCGGAGGCGCTGCGCGAGTGGGAGGACTCCGTCCCGGTCCTGCAGATCCAGGCGGAGCGCCGCGGCGAAGGACCAGCGGTCGTCACCCCGTTGACCTGGACCCTGCTGGAGCGGGCCGTCCACCCGACCATCGACGTGCGCGAGCTCGAGCTGCGCGAGGGCGATGTCGACCAGGTGGCCGACCCCGAGGGTGCCCGGGCGACGCAGGCGCCGCGGTCTGGCGAGGACGGCGCCCCGGTCCCGACCTACGCCGGCGGCGCGGTCACCTTCCTGCAGACGCTGCTGGGCATCGAGGCGGACGGCGACTTCGGGCCGAAGACCGCCGAGGCGGTGCGCGAGGTCCAGGAGGCCGCCGAGCTGGAGCCGACCGGCGTCGTCGACGGCCCGACGTGGAGGGCGATCGAGGTCGAGGCGGTCGAGGCCGGCCACGCACCCGGGCCCCCGGGGCTGGCGGCCCAGCGGGAGCGCGAGGCGATCGAGGAGGCGGAGCGAAAGGCCGAGGAGCAGGCCCGTCGCGAGGCCGAGGAGGCCGAACGGGAACGTGCCGCCGCGTTCCGCGCGTCCCTGGCGAACGCGTCGCGCTGA